The Spirochaetota bacterium genome segment AAATCATCACGTCACCATGTCGGGTGTGTAGAGGCACAGGACTGGAGGAAAAACACCGCAAAATCACAGTTAAAATACCTGCGGGTGTTGAATCAGGTTCGCGTTTAAAAATTTCAGGTGAAGGTGAGCAGGGACCTGGTGGAGGACCTGCAGGGGATCTTTATGTGGTGGTCCATATTCAAAAACATCCAATATTTGAGCGGCATGGTAATGACCTCATAAGCGTTGTAGATGTTTCGTTTGCTGTTGCCTGCTTAGGAGGTGAGATTGAAGTGCCAACTATTTATGGGAAAAAAGCCAAGATGAAAATTCCTGCAGGTACGGAAAATGGCCAAATATTCAGATTGAAGGGAAACGGAATGCCCTATCTGGGGTCTTATGGAAAGGGTGACCAGCTGGTAAAGATAAATATTAAAGTGCCAAAGAAGCTCAGTCCTCGTCAGAAAGAGCTTTTAAAAGAATTTGCCCGCATTGAGGGTGAAACCGTTGATGTGGACCGCGAATTTTATACATAAATAATAAGAGCGGCGTATATTACAGCCGCTCTTTGACATATTTTGCTATTACATTTCGAGCGGCCTCTGACATCTCAATGAATTTAAATGTATAGTAAATGATTTTTTCTTTGGTTATGGTTCGTGAAGCTAATATTTTACTGACTATCTCAATTTTGAAATTTTCAAGGGTAAAAAATAGGGTATATTCATTGTGATACTGCAATGTTGTTTCAACCCTCACGACGGCTTCAAATTCATTGAGTCGTTCAATAGTTCCATTTACAGGTACGGTATCGTCATGTTGTATGATGGCTTCATCGTCTCTCTCATCCTTTTTCTTTTGAATACTGCATGGAATTAGTGTTTGTATATATGGATGGTGAACCTCTTTTCCCCGTTTTATCACCTCAGGTTTTTTCAAGATTATTGTGTTTTCCTGGATTGCAGTAATTTCCGATTCAAACGAGTATTCAGCGTCACCGTTTCTGAAGAAAAAGATTGAAACAGGTTCAGTTATTATTTCATCTTGTAGCTGTCCTGGCTTTCTAAAATATTTGCAGTGAATAGCATCCTCTGCAATCAGCGTAATTTTTGCAATAAATGCTCTCCCTGTCTGGCTATACCCGCACACAAGCGTATCAGTGGATATATCCTCAATTGAATCAAGCGGTTGCTGATATTCGGTAGGGTTGTAAATTCTTTCGTATGTAATAACAATATCTTTGAAAATATCTTTTAAGTCTTCAGTGGGTTCTTTTAATTTTGCAATGTATTGTAAAAATTTAACCAGTCCTGTTTCAAATAATGCTTTATTCATGAAGATGATTTCTGGTGAATTGAGTTTGGATAAGGCAACAATGTGTTGTAAAATGCGAACCTGGTAGCCGGTAAGACCCCGCTGGCGAGCTTTATAGATAAAAATTTGTTCAAGGCTTGATTTTTTAAGTTTGAGGTATTGATTATATTTTAGCAAAGCAAAGAAAGCAATTATTAACAGGATTACCAACAATGTCAATCCAACTTCCCATAAGGGAGCAACCCTCCAGCGAACACCAAAAACAGTAATTATTTCCATATTTTAACCATTGTTTAGAGTAACCCGCGTGTGCCGTAGTGGCATGAATGTTTGAGCTCCCTATGTAAAGGTGGATTCTCGCATGCAGGTATCTATCTACTTCGTGATGAAGCGTGATATCAACCTGCAGATTAGAGATTCCATGCTCAGTGGTGTTGGAACTACAATATGACATGCCATTCACGAACACCGCAGGCTTATTATCTAATATACTTAAATAATATTTGTTGGCAACAAAAATTTTACTTGCTAATGCACAACCGTACACTACTACATGAATAAAAAAAGTTGCGATGTATTGTTATAACTAAGAATAGTATCCTCTTACTGAATACCATGGTGGTGGTAGGGTAATATAATTATATTTTAAGAGAAACAGTAAGATATAAATGATAAAAAAACATATACATATTCTTTTTACAATTATCATAAGTGTAATCATTCCATTGATTATATACCCCTTTGGTAAGAATAAGGTCACAGTTGAAGTTTTTAAGTGGCATATACTGAAAACTGTTCATTTTAATGTGTATTATCCTTACGGCATGGAACAGCTAGCAGCCAAAACTGCCCTAATTGCTGAAAGGGCATATGTTCATTTAGCTGATGCATTGCAACATCAACTCAATGACCCGGTCCCCATCATAGTCTTTCCATCTCATATAGATTTTCAGGAAAATAATATTCTTCTCCAAATCATAGGCGAGGGGACTGGTGGTTTTACCGAAGCGTTTAAAAACAGAGTGGTTGTGCCTTTCAATGGTTCCTATGATGAATTTCAGCATGTTCTGGTGCATGAGCTTGTGCATGCATTCCAGTATAATATTCTTATGCGCGATAGCTCCGGCAAAATGCAATCCATGATGAGCATGGGGGCAGTGCCATTATGGTTCACTGAAGGCATGTCCGAATATTTGTCTATTGGCTTTGATGAAACTGCAGATATGACCATGCGGGATTTTTTTCTGAATGATCAGTATATCAGTTTGATTGATTTTACCACCTATCGCGTTGGGAACATGTATTACTACTATAAGGTTGGACAGGCGTTTTTTTATTATTTTGAAACAACCTATGGGAAAGGAAAAATTGGTGAATTTTTACGAGATATCAGGGACTTAGATAACTTTGAAGAAGCATTAAAAGTGCATACAAAGAAAAATCTTGAAGAAATTGATACTGAATTTAAACATTTTTATAAGAAGCGATTGTATCCAGTAATAGCAGGAAGAAACTTTGATGAAGAAGAAGGAAAAAGAATTACCAATCACAAGAAAACCCGTTCAATATTTAATACCTGCCCGGCAATCTCACCTGATGGCACAAAAATAGCATATATTGACAACAGGGATATTTATTCATCAATATCAATACTAACTATTGGCCAAGAAGATGCAGAACAGAAAGCACGCGTTATACTTAAAGGGAATGAAACCTCTGAATTTGAAGGGATGCATTTACTTGATAATTATCTGTCGTGGACACCCGATGGCAAGGGCATTGTGTTTGTTTCTCAGTCAAAAAACAGAGATGTATTATTCATCATTGATGCCCACACTGGCAAAATTATTAATGAAATTGTGTTGCCGTTCAGGGCAATAAAGGATCCTTCGCTATCGCCTGACGGCAAGTACATAAGCTTTATTGGGCAGGTAAATATACAGAGCGATGTGTATCTATACTCGTTGAAAGATAAAACGTTGAAGCAAATAACAAATGATGTCTTCTGTGAACGCTATCCTAAACTCAATGCAGATAATTCAATTATCTTTTATTCATCCAATTATCCCACTGGTGATTATACTAGCTCGCAGTATGCTATTATAAAGCATACATGTGCAACAGGTGCCCGCCAAATAATTGTGCCGCCACAGTCAAAAAATTTACAGGTTGATATCGCAAATGATGGCACCAGCTTAGTATATATTTCCAACCGAGAAGGCATATACAACGTATATAAGTATGATATATCTAGCTCCACCGAAACCAAGATAACCAATGCATCAACCGGTATTTTCTATCCACGCATCTTCCCTGATGGTAAGAAAATTGCTTTTGTATCATACCAGAATGGAGGGTATGATATATTTATAAAAGAAGACATTAAACCAGTAACTATCGCCCCTCCTTTTAATACTGAACATATACCTGTTATGTTGCCCGCACACTACTTCCCATTATCGCAGGCCATATGGGACAATTACACTACTACTGTTTCCCCGGATTGGGTGTTCTTTGGCCTTGGTGGTACTGTGGGATATGGCTTTGCAGGTTTTGCTCAGATGAGTTTCAGCGATTATTTGGGGGACAACCGGGTTGTGGTAACCACCGATTATCTGCGCTACGGCAGCAGTGCTAATTATTTGAACTGGGATGTGCAATACCTTTACCTGCGCTACAGGTGGGATTACTCTCTGGGATTTTTCAGACAAAAGAATCCTTTTGGCATATTTACACTAGCAAGTATTAATGATCTTATTCACAATGCTTACTGGTCAACTTTGTCAATGGATCATTACGGGGTATACGCAATTGCAAGCTATCCGTTTACTAAATTTTCCAGGTTCAGCACACGTATTTCCTCAAGCCGATATGAACGTGATTACAGTTACCTTGACCAGCGCCCTGATGTGTTTGCCAATTTAAATTCAGTTTCGGTGTCATATAATTACGATAATGTATTGTGGGGATTCCTTGCGCCTTTGCGAGGCACGCGTGGGCAGATAATGTTTACACAGGTTGTAAACCTCACAGGGCAGGATTATTCCTTCAGCAGTATTGATATTGATGTACGACGCTACTTCTTTTTGGACAAACAGTATGTACTGGCTTTCAGAGGTATTGGAGGCAAGATATTTGGCGAAAAGAAAGAATATTTTAAATACTACATTGGTGGTTTTAATACACTCAGAGGGCATCCATTTATAGAATATGGTGGCACTAACGTGTTCCTTTTTAATGCTGAGTTTAGATTTACGTTTATTGAATCAATACGTATGGGATGGCCGTTATTTTTAAAAATTGGCAATATTGGCGGCGTTTTATTTGTTGATGCTGGTTCGGCGTGGGATAATGAATATACTTTCATAAATAAGGAAACAGGGGAATTTCAAGATTTTAAAATGGATATGGGTTTTGGGTTTCGACTTACCTTGTATCCAATAGTTATTTTAAAGCTTGACTATGCGTGGCCATATTATTATGGAAGGTTTGGCCAAAAAGAGATAGTCTTCAGTTTGGGGTATGAGTTTTAATCAAGGAGAATTGACAATGGAACGGTTTGCACACATAGAGCGTAAAACCAAAGAAACCGACATAACCTTGAAGTTGTTTCTCGATAGTACACAGCCAAGCACAATAGACACTGGTATTGGCTTTTTTAACCATATGCTCACCCTTTTTGCAGCATTTAGCAGGATGAGTATTCAGTTGAACGCAAAAGGTGACCTTGATGTTGATGCACATCACACAATTGAAGATACGGGAATATGCTTGGGCAAAGCATTTCAAAAGGCTTTAGGTGACAAACAGGGAATCATGCGTTTTGGGCAGGCTACCGTTCCAATGGATGAGGCATGCAGCAGTGTTATTGTTGATATATCAGGAAGAGGGTATTTTGTATACCGAGGTGAAAAGTTGCATGGCCTGATACACACATATAGTGAGGAATGTACGCTGGAATTTTTTAAATCATTTGCGCACAATGCTTTAATAACCATGCATATACAGCAAATGTACGGTGACAACAAACACCATATACATGAGTCAATATTTAAAGCAGCAGGGTTGGCTCTCTATAGAGCATATATGTTGGGCGATAGCACCGGCATTCCTTCAACAAAGGGTGTTCTATGATTACAGTTATCGATTATGGTATGGGGAATTTGCGCTCGGTAGTAAAGGCAGTGGAGAAATATACCACTGATGTGCGTGTAAGCTCTGACCCCAGCAGTATAGCAACATCAAAAGCCCTAATAATGCCGGGAGATGGTGCGTTTGGACAGGCTATGGAAAATTTAACAAAGCTGGGATGGGTCAAGCCGCTTACAGAATTTATAAAAAATGGGGGATATTTTTTTGGGATTTGCTTGGGGTATCAGCTGTTATTTAGCTCAAGTGAGGAGTTTGGTCATCATAAGGGGCTTGACATAATACCGGGCAGCGTGGTACGATTTAACACTGATTTAAAGGTGCCACATATGGGATGGAATCAGGTTACATTCAGAAATCAACATCCAGTTATTGAAGGCATACCTCAGGACAGTTATTTTTACTTTATACACACATATTATCCTGAAGTCAGCGATAGCTCATGGATAATTGGTGTAACTTGCTACTCAGTAGTGTTTCCCAGTATTGTAGGCAAAGGCAACTGTATAGCCACACAATTTCACCCTGAAAAGAGCCATAAGTATGGCTTGCGAATGATTGAAAATTTTGTGAGGTTAGCATGCTCGTAATACCTGCTATCGATTTAAAGGAAGGCC includes the following:
- a CDS encoding BamA/TamA family outer membrane protein, translating into MIKKHIHILFTIIISVIIPLIIYPFGKNKVTVEVFKWHILKTVHFNVYYPYGMEQLAAKTALIAERAYVHLADALQHQLNDPVPIIVFPSHIDFQENNILLQIIGEGTGGFTEAFKNRVVVPFNGSYDEFQHVLVHELVHAFQYNILMRDSSGKMQSMMSMGAVPLWFTEGMSEYLSIGFDETADMTMRDFFLNDQYISLIDFTTYRVGNMYYYYKVGQAFFYYFETTYGKGKIGEFLRDIRDLDNFEEALKVHTKKNLEEIDTEFKHFYKKRLYPVIAGRNFDEEEGKRITNHKKTRSIFNTCPAISPDGTKIAYIDNRDIYSSISILTIGQEDAEQKARVILKGNETSEFEGMHLLDNYLSWTPDGKGIVFVSQSKNRDVLFIIDAHTGKIINEIVLPFRAIKDPSLSPDGKYISFIGQVNIQSDVYLYSLKDKTLKQITNDVFCERYPKLNADNSIIFYSSNYPTGDYTSSQYAIIKHTCATGARQIIVPPQSKNLQVDIANDGTSLVYISNREGIYNVYKYDISSSTETKITNASTGIFYPRIFPDGKKIAFVSYQNGGYDIFIKEDIKPVTIAPPFNTEHIPVMLPAHYFPLSQAIWDNYTTTVSPDWVFFGLGGTVGYGFAGFAQMSFSDYLGDNRVVVTTDYLRYGSSANYLNWDVQYLYLRYRWDYSLGFFRQKNPFGIFTLASINDLIHNAYWSTLSMDHYGVYAIASYPFTKFSRFSTRISSSRYERDYSYLDQRPDVFANLNSVSVSYNYDNVLWGFLAPLRGTRGQIMFTQVVNLTGQDYSFSSIDIDVRRYFFLDKQYVLAFRGIGGKIFGEKKEYFKYYIGGFNTLRGHPFIEYGGTNVFLFNAEFRFTFIESIRMGWPLFLKIGNIGGVLFVDAGSAWDNEYTFINKETGEFQDFKMDMGFGFRLTLYPIVILKLDYAWPYYYGRFGQKEIVFSLGYEF
- the hisB gene encoding imidazoleglycerol-phosphate dehydratase HisB; translation: MERFAHIERKTKETDITLKLFLDSTQPSTIDTGIGFFNHMLTLFAAFSRMSIQLNAKGDLDVDAHHTIEDTGICLGKAFQKALGDKQGIMRFGQATVPMDEACSSVIVDISGRGYFVYRGEKLHGLIHTYSEECTLEFFKSFAHNALITMHIQQMYGDNKHHIHESIFKAAGLALYRAYMLGDSTGIPSTKGVL
- the hisH gene encoding imidazole glycerol phosphate synthase subunit HisH is translated as MITVIDYGMGNLRSVVKAVEKYTTDVRVSSDPSSIATSKALIMPGDGAFGQAMENLTKLGWVKPLTEFIKNGGYFFGICLGYQLLFSSSEEFGHHKGLDIIPGSVVRFNTDLKVPHMGWNQVTFRNQHPVIEGIPQDSYFYFIHTYYPEVSDSSWIIGVTCYSVVFPSIVGKGNCIATQFHPEKSHKYGLRMIENFVRLACS